The genomic segment ATCTATGTGGGGATTGTTAAAAGCCCTGTTGATGGTGCTAAGGTTGATAGCCTATACTATGAGGTTCACAGGGAATATACCTCGAAAAGGTTTGAAGAGATCTCCCAGGAGATTAGGAGGCGATATGGTGTGAAATATGTGAGGATATACCATGTAGAGGGGCTTCTAAGGCCTGGAGACCCGGCTATGATCATATCTATACAGGGGGTGGGTAGGAAGGAGGTGTTAGAGGCTATGAAGGAGGCTATAGAGCTTGTGAAACACACAACAGGTATATGGAAGCTTGAGAAGAGGGAGGATGGGGAATACTGGGTTCTAGGCGATGGTGAAAGGATTTCTAGGATCAGCATTGTTTCTAGGGATAGCCGGTGATAAAACCCCTCATCTTAGAATTTCTCTTGGAATAGCTATTGCTATCTAGATCTTCTAAATATTGCTAGACCCTTTCTAATCCTCTCCAGCTTCTCAATACTTAGAGCCTTTCCAGCTATAGCTGTTATCACTATCGCCTCTAACCCAGAGATGGCTAGATAGATATATATGTCGGGCGAGCTATATCCCTCTAGCATCGCTATCCTTGAATAGAATGGAAGACCCGTTAATGGGTTTGAGAGCAGCACCTGGGCCGGGAGTGATGATGGATCTATGAACCCCATTGCTAGCCATAGGATCACAAGGGCAGGTGTGATGCTCCCAGAAACTGTGTTGGCCATCCTCACATCGCTACTAGCACCTCCAATCACTATTCCTATAATACCTGCTAGGAGGATCGCCTCCAAAGCATATATCACCATCACTATAATCGTTTGGGGTGATGGTGATATTAAATCATATATACTCTGTATCTTCACATCATGTAAATAGCTATATATAATCTGTGGAGGCACCCCCGTATATTGAGTGGCTAGCCCCTGCGAAATATTTGGTTTCAAGGTTTCGAGAGATGTTATGCTGGATGCTAGCATTCTGGTATATAGAAGCAGGCCGAGACCAAACCCGACTAGGGATAATAATCCTATGA from the Sulfolobales archaeon genome contains:
- a CDS encoding MoaD family protein, with translation MSIRLYAVLRDLYGVDKDIIEIPEGSTVRDLLKILSKRSKALEDFMEKRLSSIITLVNGLYAPQDQKLREGDVVDLLPPASGGCNDLRIVSRDGMPSLKEIVEDAEKHAEEEGLGALLIYVGIVKSPVDGAKVDSLYYEVHREYTSKRFEEISQEIRRRYGVKYVRIYHVEGLLRPGDPAMIISIQGVGRKEVLEAMKEAIELVKHTTGIWKLEKREDGEYWVLGDGERISRISIVSRDSR